A genomic segment from Lignipirellula cremea encodes:
- the uvrA gene encoding excinuclease ABC subunit UvrA codes for MHNDALDPLPTADSAYALPPEETIRIRGARTHNLKNVDLDIPRDQFVVITGPSGSGKSSLAFDTVFAEGRRQYFETLSVYSRQFLDQLERPDVDLIEGLQPTVCIDQRPANANPRSTVGTVTEIYDYLRLLLARLGLPHCYQCGEPILQQSSEQIQESLLGFPEGVKVILLAPLARGRKGKHEETLAQVRRNGFVRVRIDREVFDIDHAPELDPRHAHDIEAVVDRVVIRSGSDSRIAESVDLALKHGEGVMLASWLDTSAADEEHPRGLWRDRVYSTLYACARCGISYTELEPRTFSFNSPYGACTVCDGLGVKVQFDPELVFPDGSLTLKKGGIAPWRGLTKVNLKKRLAELKPFFKLQNATAAATYDKLSPAAQQSLWQGEQKFVGLQQLLEKEWSTTTDDVRLGQLELFRGETLCPACGGGRLRPEALHVRLAEKNIQEICGLSLAAADDYFASLEFDPSAAPVGEPLVAEIRQRLSFLQKAGVDYLTLDRSADTLSGGELQRVRLGTCIGAGLVGVCYVLDEPSIGLHPRDNERLIAALRDLQRRGNSVLVVEHDEAMMRASDRLIDFGPGAGTAGGQVVSQGTVAEVILDPQSLTGRYLSGAMQIAVPDQRRRTAKANSIVIEGAQTNNLQDVTARFPLGAMVCVTGVSGSGKSSLVNDTLAPALIRKLGGAAVRPGPFRSLRGASKIDKVVRIDQSPIGRSPRSNAATYVGAFDPIRKLFAAAKESKRRGFRASRFSFNVKSGRCEECQGQGLLKIEMNFLPDLYVPCPRCKGARFNRQTLEVKHRGKSIAEVLEMRVDEAVEFFENVVDIHRPLASLQDVGLGYLPLGQPSTTLSGGEAQRVKLAAELSRVDTGATLYLLDEPTTGLHFEDIRRLLDVFQRLVDKGNTMIVIEHNMEVIKTADWVLDLGPDGGAGGGCLLAEGTPEEVAANANSHTGRFLRPLLSMPGEAEG; via the coding sequence ATGCATAACGATGCGCTGGACCCGCTGCCGACAGCCGATTCCGCCTACGCCCTCCCGCCGGAGGAAACGATCCGCATCCGCGGCGCACGCACCCACAATCTGAAAAATGTCGACCTGGACATTCCCCGCGACCAGTTTGTGGTGATCACCGGCCCCAGCGGTTCGGGCAAAAGCAGCCTGGCTTTTGATACCGTCTTTGCCGAAGGACGCCGCCAGTATTTTGAAACCCTCTCGGTCTATTCGCGACAATTCCTCGATCAGCTCGAGCGGCCCGATGTCGACCTGATCGAAGGCCTGCAGCCCACCGTCTGCATCGACCAGCGTCCCGCCAACGCCAATCCCCGCAGCACGGTCGGCACCGTCACGGAGATCTACGATTACCTGCGGCTGTTGCTGGCCCGACTGGGACTGCCGCATTGCTATCAGTGCGGCGAGCCAATCCTGCAGCAATCGTCGGAACAGATCCAGGAGTCGTTGCTCGGCTTTCCCGAAGGAGTGAAGGTCATCCTGCTGGCCCCGCTCGCCCGCGGCCGGAAAGGGAAGCATGAAGAAACCCTGGCCCAGGTCCGCCGCAACGGTTTTGTCCGGGTGCGCATCGACCGGGAAGTCTTCGATATCGATCACGCCCCCGAGCTCGATCCGCGGCATGCGCACGATATTGAAGCGGTCGTTGATCGGGTCGTCATTCGCAGCGGCTCGGATTCCCGCATTGCCGAGTCGGTCGATCTGGCCCTGAAGCATGGCGAAGGCGTCATGCTGGCCAGCTGGCTCGATACGTCGGCCGCCGACGAGGAACACCCCCGCGGCCTGTGGCGCGATCGCGTCTACAGCACGCTTTACGCGTGCGCCCGCTGCGGGATCAGCTATACCGAACTGGAGCCGCGAACCTTCAGCTTCAACAGCCCCTACGGCGCCTGCACCGTCTGCGATGGACTGGGAGTCAAGGTACAGTTCGACCCGGAACTCGTATTCCCCGACGGCAGCCTGACGTTGAAAAAAGGGGGGATCGCCCCCTGGCGCGGCCTGACGAAGGTCAACCTGAAGAAACGACTGGCCGAGCTGAAGCCGTTTTTCAAACTGCAGAACGCGACCGCCGCCGCCACATACGACAAGCTCTCCCCCGCCGCCCAGCAGTCGCTCTGGCAGGGCGAACAGAAGTTTGTCGGGCTCCAGCAGTTGCTGGAGAAGGAATGGTCGACCACCACCGACGACGTCCGTCTGGGGCAGCTGGAACTGTTCCGCGGTGAAACGCTCTGCCCGGCCTGCGGCGGAGGACGATTGCGGCCGGAAGCTTTGCATGTGCGGCTGGCGGAGAAGAACATCCAGGAGATCTGCGGGCTGTCGCTGGCGGCGGCTGACGACTATTTCGCCAGCCTGGAGTTCGATCCGTCGGCAGCTCCCGTCGGCGAACCGCTCGTCGCCGAGATCCGCCAGCGGCTATCGTTCCTGCAGAAGGCGGGCGTCGATTACCTGACCCTCGACCGCTCCGCCGATACGCTCAGCGGCGGCGAGCTCCAGCGCGTCCGGCTGGGCACCTGCATCGGCGCGGGACTGGTCGGCGTCTGTTATGTGCTCGACGAGCCTTCCATCGGCCTCCACCCGCGCGACAACGAGCGGCTGATCGCGGCGCTGCGGGATCTGCAGCGGCGCGGCAACTCCGTGCTGGTCGTGGAACACGATGAAGCGATGATGAGGGCGTCGGACCGGCTGATTGATTTCGGTCCCGGAGCCGGCACGGCCGGCGGACAGGTCGTCTCCCAGGGAACGGTCGCCGAAGTCATCCTGGACCCGCAATCGCTGACGGGACGCTATCTTTCCGGAGCCATGCAGATCGCCGTGCCCGACCAGCGGCGCCGCACGGCCAAGGCCAACTCGATCGTGATCGAAGGCGCCCAGACCAACAACCTGCAGGACGTGACCGCCCGGTTCCCGCTGGGGGCGATGGTCTGCGTGACGGGCGTCAGCGGATCGGGAAAAAGCTCGCTCGTCAACGACACGCTCGCGCCGGCCCTCATTCGCAAACTGGGCGGCGCCGCCGTGCGGCCCGGTCCGTTCCGCAGCCTCCGCGGGGCCAGCAAGATCGACAAGGTCGTCCGCATCGACCAGTCCCCCATCGGACGCTCCCCCCGCAGCAACGCCGCGACCTACGTGGGCGCCTTTGATCCGATTCGCAAGCTGTTCGCCGCCGCCAAGGAATCCAAGCGTCGCGGTTTCCGCGCCAGCCGCTTCAGCTTCAATGTCAAATCGGGCCGCTGCGAAGAGTGCCAGGGCCAAGGCTTGCTGAAGATCGAGATGAACTTTCTGCCCGACCTGTACGTCCCTTGTCCGCGCTGCAAAGGCGCCCGCTTCAACCGGCAGACGCTTGAGGTCAAGCACCGCGGCAAGTCGATTGCTGAAGTCCTGGAGATGCGGGTCGACGAGGCGGTGGAGTTCTTTGAGAACGTCGTCGACATTCATCGGCCGCTGGCCAGCCTGCAGGACGTGGGCCTGGGCTACCTGCCGCTGGGCCAGCCTTCGACGACCCTGTCCGGCGGAGAAGCCCAGCGGGTGAAACTGGCGGCCGAACTGTCACGTGTTGACACCGGGGCCACGCTCTACCTGCTCGACGAACCGACGACCGGCCTGCACTTTGAAGACATCCGCCGCCTGCTCGATGTGTTCCAGCGGCTGGTCGACAAAGGGAACACCATGATCGTCATTGAGCATAATATGGAAGTCATCAAAACGGCCGACTGGGTCCTCGACCTGGGCCCCGACGGCGGCGCCGGCGGCGGCTGCCTGCTGGCCGAAGGCACGCCTGAGGAAGTCGCGGCCAACGCAAACAGCCACACCGGCCGTTTCCTGCGTCCGCTGCTGTCGATGCCTGGCGAGGCCGAAGGTTAA
- a CDS encoding NADH-quinone oxidoreductase subunit NuoE family protein: protein MSTGDRILTDEMIAEIKEFFPRYPSRQAVTLPALHIVNEKLRHVPLQAVVEIAQLLDLAPAEVQDTLSFYGMFPQDKPHGRTRAWVCRSISCALRGGDELLEHMCDEAGIEPGQTTPDGSLTLEFAECLGACEHAPCILANEELHKSVTKEEATKLLGTFK from the coding sequence ATGTCGACCGGCGACCGCATCTTGACCGACGAAATGATCGCGGAGATCAAGGAGTTTTTCCCCCGGTACCCGTCGCGCCAGGCGGTGACCTTGCCGGCGTTGCATATCGTCAACGAGAAGTTGCGGCATGTGCCGCTGCAGGCCGTGGTGGAAATCGCCCAGCTGCTGGACCTGGCTCCGGCCGAGGTGCAGGACACGCTCTCGTTCTACGGCATGTTTCCCCAGGACAAGCCGCACGGAAGAACGCGGGCCTGGGTCTGCCGCTCGATCAGTTGCGCCCTCCGCGGCGGCGACGAATTGCTGGAACATATGTGCGACGAAGCCGGGATTGAACCTGGCCAGACCACGCCCGACGGCAGTCTGACCCTGGAGTTCGCCGAGTGCCTGGGCGCCTGTGAACACGCCCCGTGTATTCTGGCCAACGAAGAGCTGCACAAGTCGGTCACCAAAGAAGAAGCCACCAAGTTGCTGGGCACGTTCAAGTAG
- the nuoD gene encoding NADH dehydrogenase (quinone) subunit D, with amino-acid sequence MPLTPSSLASPEETSEQDYLWTLNFGPQHPATHTTLRIVLKLDGERVVDAVPDIGYLHSGFEKIGEHLDYNQYVTVTDRMNYISPMANNVAWHHAVETLCGIELTPRGKYIRVIISELARISDHLLSTGAMGLDTGAFTFFLYAFYQREVIYDIFETLCGARFTNSYTRVGGSMYDMTPLVIEKIRTFVKTFPATVDDMERLLNRNRIFVDRMKDVGLLTKAEALSFSASGPVARASGVPCDLRKDEPYLAYADFDFNVCCATAGDCFARYYVRMAEIRESLKIVQQAIENLPSGPANIGVDERTALPTKQQVYQTIEGTITHFELTMANRGFTVPHEEVYAAVEAPNGELGFYLAGDGSDVAYRARCRPPSYIHFGIFPHLIRGHTLSDVVAVLGSLNIIAAELDR; translated from the coding sequence ATGCCGCTGACGCCTTCGTCGCTCGCCAGTCCTGAGGAAACGAGCGAACAGGATTATCTGTGGACGCTGAACTTCGGCCCGCAGCATCCGGCGACGCATACCACCCTGCGGATCGTGCTGAAGCTCGACGGCGAGCGCGTCGTCGACGCGGTTCCCGATATCGGCTACCTGCATTCCGGCTTTGAAAAGATCGGCGAGCATCTCGACTACAACCAGTATGTCACCGTTACCGATCGCATGAACTACATTTCGCCAATGGCCAACAATGTGGCCTGGCATCATGCGGTGGAAACGCTGTGCGGTATCGAACTGACTCCCCGCGGCAAATATATCCGCGTGATTATTTCGGAGTTGGCCCGGATTAGCGATCACCTGCTCAGCACCGGGGCGATGGGACTGGACACCGGGGCCTTTACCTTCTTTTTGTACGCGTTCTACCAGCGCGAAGTCATTTACGACATTTTTGAAACGCTGTGCGGCGCCCGCTTTACCAACAGTTATACGCGGGTTGGCGGGTCGATGTACGACATGACCCCGTTGGTGATTGAAAAGATTCGCACGTTCGTCAAAACGTTCCCGGCAACGGTCGACGACATGGAGCGACTGCTGAACCGCAACCGCATTTTTGTCGACCGCATGAAAGATGTCGGCCTGCTGACCAAGGCCGAAGCGCTCAGCTTCAGCGCCAGCGGGCCGGTCGCCCGGGCCAGCGGCGTGCCGTGCGACCTCCGCAAGGATGAGCCGTACCTGGCGTACGCCGACTTTGATTTCAACGTCTGCTGTGCGACCGCCGGCGACTGCTTTGCCCGCTACTATGTGCGGATGGCCGAGATTCGCGAGAGCCTGAAGATTGTGCAGCAGGCGATTGAGAACCTGCCGTCGGGGCCCGCCAATATCGGTGTCGATGAACGAACCGCCCTGCCGACCAAGCAGCAGGTGTACCAGACGATCGAAGGCACCATTACCCACTTTGAATTGACCATGGCCAATCGCGGCTTCACTGTCCCGCACGAGGAAGTGTACGCCGCGGTCGAAGCTCCTAACGGCGAGCTGGGTTTTTACCTGGCGGGCGACGGCTCCGATGTGGCTTACCGGGCCCGCTGCCGGCCGCCTTCGTATATCCATTTTGGAATTTTTCCCCATCTGATTCGCGGCCATACGCTCAGCGACGTGGTCGCCGTGCTGGGGAGCTTGAATATTATTGCCGCCGAGCTGGATCGGTAG
- a CDS encoding APC family permease: protein MTKNKTTTPQKQLTLFDSVCVIMGIVIGVGIFETTPFIAFMAGSPEVLLGVWLVGGLIALLGAMCYAELSTSFPRDGGDYVFLTQAYGNRTGFLFVWAEYWVIRPANIGMMAFVFATYSYEALVYLTPQALAETPTKTWSLGLAGGAILVLAGLNVLGVKTGKWTQNVFTVAKIVGLLLVIGAGLILPAFVPPVTITTAAAPAVVEPALAQPAETTPVAAATEEATPDTATGDAEPEKASWPPLDSLQLAMVLVLFTYGGWNEISYVAAEVRHPERNLWRALLLGLVGIMLIYLLTNFALIRLLGYEGLAGAKAVAGKALAPRLGPLAGAGVSLLIAVSSLGALNGMIMTGARLYYSLGAELPVFSWLGVWNARFDAPIRSITVQAIVAVLMVLSFGRYEHAFSELVRFSTPVFWFFVFMVVISLFILRHKRPDLERPFRIPFYPWAPLLFCMCCVLIFESSFKYALESQENEALWAIGWVALGAVLSRFVAEPAKV from the coding sequence ATGACGAAAAACAAAACCACCACGCCGCAGAAACAGCTCACGCTGTTTGATTCCGTCTGTGTGATCATGGGCATTGTGATCGGCGTCGGTATTTTTGAAACCACGCCGTTCATCGCCTTCATGGCGGGCTCGCCCGAGGTGCTGCTGGGCGTGTGGTTGGTCGGCGGGCTGATCGCCCTGCTGGGAGCCATGTGTTACGCCGAGCTGAGTACGTCGTTTCCCCGCGACGGCGGCGATTACGTCTTTCTGACCCAGGCGTACGGGAATCGCACCGGCTTCCTCTTCGTCTGGGCCGAGTACTGGGTGATCCGCCCCGCCAACATCGGCATGATGGCGTTCGTGTTTGCGACCTACAGCTACGAAGCCCTGGTCTACCTGACGCCGCAAGCGCTGGCCGAAACGCCCACCAAAACCTGGTCGCTCGGTCTGGCCGGCGGGGCCATCCTGGTGCTGGCCGGGCTGAACGTGCTGGGAGTCAAAACGGGAAAGTGGACGCAGAACGTGTTCACCGTCGCCAAGATCGTCGGCCTGCTGCTGGTGATCGGAGCCGGCCTGATCCTGCCGGCGTTTGTACCGCCTGTCACCATCACGACCGCAGCAGCGCCCGCCGTGGTCGAGCCGGCGCTCGCACAACCAGCAGAGACGACGCCGGTCGCTGCAGCAACGGAAGAGGCGACGCCAGACACGGCAACCGGCGACGCCGAACCGGAGAAAGCCAGCTGGCCGCCGCTGGATTCCCTGCAGCTGGCGATGGTGCTGGTGCTGTTCACTTACGGCGGCTGGAATGAAATCTCTTACGTCGCGGCCGAGGTGCGGCATCCCGAAAGGAACCTGTGGCGGGCCCTGCTGCTGGGCCTGGTCGGCATCATGCTGATCTACCTGCTGACGAACTTCGCCCTGATCCGTCTGCTGGGTTACGAAGGACTGGCCGGCGCCAAGGCAGTCGCCGGGAAGGCGCTGGCGCCGCGACTGGGCCCGCTGGCAGGAGCCGGGGTGAGCCTGCTGATTGCCGTCTCCAGTCTGGGCGCTCTCAACGGCATGATCATGACGGGCGCCCGACTGTACTATTCGCTGGGCGCCGAGCTTCCCGTTTTCTCCTGGCTGGGCGTATGGAACGCCCGCTTCGACGCGCCGATCCGTTCCATCACGGTCCAGGCGATCGTGGCCGTGCTGATGGTGCTGAGTTTCGGCCGGTATGAACACGCTTTTTCAGAGCTGGTCCGTTTCTCGACGCCTGTGTTCTGGTTCTTTGTGTTCATGGTGGTCATCTCGCTGTTCATTTTGCGGCACAAGCGGCCCGACCTGGAGCGGCCGTTTCGCATACCGTTTTACCCCTGGGCGCCGTTGCTGTTCTGCATGTGCTGCGTGCTGATCTTCGAGTCCAGCTTCAAGTACGCGCTGGAATCGCAAGAGAACGAAGCGCTGTGGGCCATCGGCTGGGTCGCCCTTGGCGCCGTGCTTTCCCGCTTCGTCGCCGAGCCGGCGAAAGTTTAG
- a CDS encoding NADH-quinone oxidoreductase subunit A, which translates to MTTLILPICLFAVCAALLAGGMLAAGTLLGPRRQGAVKQMPYESGMDPIHDTRRKFDVRFHLVAIAFLMFDVEVLFLYPWATAAGNQEHGITAVVAEAQAAGFTDFTRLLVFADVMVFMLLLTAGFVYAWRRGVFRWR; encoded by the coding sequence ATGACGACGCTGATCTTGCCGATTTGCCTTTTCGCTGTCTGTGCCGCGTTATTAGCGGGCGGCATGCTAGCGGCGGGCACCCTTTTGGGTCCACGTCGCCAGGGCGCGGTCAAACAGATGCCGTATGAAAGCGGCATGGATCCGATCCACGACACGCGACGCAAGTTTGATGTGCGCTTTCACCTGGTCGCCATCGCCTTTTTGATGTTCGACGTGGAAGTGCTCTTTCTCTATCCCTGGGCCACAGCCGCCGGGAATCAGGAGCACGGCATTACCGCCGTGGTTGCTGAGGCGCAGGCTGCAGGCTTCACTGATTTCACACGATTGCTCGTGTTTGCCGACGTGATGGTGTTCATGTTGCTGCTCACGGCGGGCTTCGTTTATGCATGGCGCAGAGGAGTCTTTCGATGGAGATAG
- a CDS encoding NADH-quinone oxidoreductase subunit B produces the protein MEIELPENVVVSKLDELGNWCRKNSLWPMPFATACCGIELMATGASRHDIARFGAEVFRFSPRQCDLMIVAGRVAMKMLPVLQRIWQQMHEPKWCISMGACASTGGVFDTYCVVQGIDRFIPVDMYVPGCPPRPEQLLQAIIDLQDKIQGEGTINGREFNTQQRQRAKRALVELPIIGQ, from the coding sequence ATGGAGATAGAACTTCCCGAAAACGTGGTGGTCAGCAAGCTCGACGAGCTGGGTAACTGGTGTCGTAAGAATAGCTTGTGGCCGATGCCGTTCGCCACCGCCTGCTGCGGGATCGAGCTGATGGCGACCGGCGCCAGTCGGCACGACATTGCCCGCTTTGGCGCTGAAGTGTTCCGTTTTAGCCCCCGCCAGTGCGATCTGATGATTGTCGCCGGCCGCGTGGCGATGAAAATGCTGCCCGTACTGCAGCGTATCTGGCAGCAGATGCACGAGCCCAAGTGGTGTATTTCCATGGGCGCTTGCGCCTCGACGGGCGGCGTGTTTGACACCTACTGCGTGGTGCAGGGGATCGACCGTTTTATTCCGGTGGATATGTACGTGCCCGGTTGCCCGCCGCGTCCCGAGCAGTTGCTCCAGGCGATTATCGACCTGCAGGACAAGATCCAGGGCGAGGGAACGATCAACGGACGCGAGTTCAATACGCAGCAACGCCAGCGGGCGAAACGCGCCCTGGTGGAGTTGCCGATTATCGGCCAGTAA
- the ribD gene encoding bifunctional diaminohydroxyphosphoribosylaminopyrimidine deaminase/5-amino-6-(5-phosphoribosylamino)uracil reductase RibD, with amino-acid sequence MMNPHEIDLLHMRRALELAGRGQGSVEPNPLVGCVIARGTDVLAEGWHQKFGGPHAEVEALRHTAGVDLTGATLYVTLEPCSHHGKTPPCADAIIAAGIGRVAAAISDPFPAVDGEGFRRLREAGIEVEVGLAADEARQLLAPFAKRETTGRPWMIAKWAMTLDGKIASRTGSSRWISNALSRAVVHQLRGRVDAVLVGRGTAAADDPLLTSRPPGPRTATRIVIDSLAAMPLDSRLVQTADEAPVLLAVGPAAPAEKLAQLRQAGVEVLQCDAAEPSARLENLLDELGRRRMTNVLVEGGAALLGSLFDLGQIDEAHVFVAPQLIGGAAAPSPLGGVGLEQMPGAIRLLDPVTELLDGDIYLHGRLARPEV; translated from the coding sequence ATGATGAACCCGCACGAAATTGACCTGCTGCACATGCGACGCGCGCTGGAACTGGCAGGGCGGGGCCAGGGCAGCGTCGAGCCGAACCCGCTAGTCGGCTGCGTGATCGCCCGGGGGACGGACGTCCTGGCCGAAGGCTGGCATCAAAAGTTCGGCGGGCCGCATGCGGAGGTCGAGGCGCTGCGCCACACGGCCGGCGTCGATCTGACCGGCGCCACGCTGTACGTCACGCTGGAACCGTGCAGCCATCACGGCAAAACGCCGCCGTGCGCTGACGCGATTATCGCCGCCGGCATCGGTCGGGTGGCGGCCGCCATTAGCGATCCTTTCCCGGCGGTCGACGGCGAGGGCTTTCGCCGGCTGCGCGAAGCCGGAATCGAAGTGGAAGTCGGTCTGGCCGCCGATGAAGCCCGGCAGTTGCTGGCCCCATTCGCCAAACGCGAGACCACCGGCCGCCCCTGGATGATCGCCAAATGGGCCATGACGCTCGACGGCAAAATCGCTTCCCGCACCGGCAGCAGCCGCTGGATCAGCAACGCCCTTTCGCGCGCCGTCGTGCATCAGTTGCGAGGCCGGGTCGATGCGGTGCTGGTCGGCCGGGGGACCGCGGCGGCCGACGACCCGCTGCTGACCTCCCGTCCGCCGGGACCGCGGACGGCGACGCGGATCGTGATCGACTCGCTGGCCGCCATGCCGCTCGACAGCCGGCTGGTGCAGACCGCGGACGAAGCGCCCGTGCTGCTGGCCGTCGGCCCCGCAGCGCCGGCGGAGAAGCTCGCGCAGCTGCGTCAGGCCGGGGTGGAGGTGCTGCAGTGCGACGCGGCCGAACCGTCGGCCCGTCTGGAAAATCTGCTGGACGAACTGGGCCGTCGCCGGATGACGAACGTACTGGTCGAAGGCGGCGCCGCGCTGCTCGGCTCGCTGTTCGACCTGGGGCAGATCGACGAAGCCCATGTGTTCGTCGCCCCGCAACTGATCGGCGGAGCGGCCGCCCCTTCGCCGCTGGGCGGAGTCGGCCTGGAGCAAATGCCGGGCGCCATCCGGCTGCTCGATCCGGTCACCGAACTGCTCGACGGCGACATCTACCTGCACGGCCGTCTGGCGCGTCCTGAGGTTTGA
- the nuoF gene encoding NADH-quinone oxidoreductase subunit NuoF yields the protein MEPVLLANIHRSDSHTLSGYESTGGYNAYRKVLAEMSPDDLKDLVKESGLRGRGGAGFPTGLKWTFLPKNHPGPIYFCLNADESEPGTFNNRILMEEDPHQVLEGLALSCYATGAETAYFYIRYEYPLCYKRLTQALEEMYAKGLLGKNILGSGFNLDIYLHRGAAAYICGEETGLIESLEGKRAWPRIKPPFPAIEGAFRKPTVVNNVETAACVPHIVNRGVAWFRSMGVQPDPNNPRDPGSFGPKLYCLSGHIEKPGCYEAPLGITVNELIQEYGGGMLDGRRPKAAIPGGISMGLLTADEFDCPLDFSGPGRYGCLGLGTAAVVVMDETVSMVDYLHNSARFFAHESCGQCTPCREGTSWSLKMLDRIQAGRGRLIDLDLLLEIGDTIGIIPGTTICGLADGAAWPLKNAIRKFRGEFEDFIKQTNPDGYAETSPVPALHEIHGH from the coding sequence ATGGAACCTGTACTGCTCGCCAACATTCATCGCAGCGATAGCCACACGCTGTCGGGCTACGAGTCAACGGGCGGCTACAACGCGTATCGTAAAGTGCTGGCGGAAATGTCGCCTGACGACCTGAAAGATCTGGTCAAAGAAAGCGGCCTGCGCGGACGCGGCGGGGCCGGTTTTCCCACCGGTCTCAAGTGGACGTTCCTGCCCAAGAATCACCCGGGGCCGATCTACTTCTGTCTCAACGCCGACGAAAGCGAGCCGGGCACCTTCAATAACCGCATCCTGATGGAAGAAGACCCGCATCAGGTGCTCGAAGGTCTGGCCCTCAGTTGCTACGCGACCGGCGCGGAAACGGCCTACTTTTACATCCGCTACGAATACCCGCTCTGCTACAAGCGGCTCACGCAGGCGCTGGAAGAAATGTACGCCAAGGGGCTGCTGGGCAAGAATATCCTGGGCAGCGGCTTTAACCTGGATATCTACCTGCACCGCGGGGCGGCCGCCTACATTTGCGGCGAAGAAACAGGCCTGATCGAAAGCCTCGAAGGGAAGCGGGCCTGGCCCCGCATCAAGCCGCCGTTTCCCGCCATCGAAGGCGCCTTCCGCAAGCCGACGGTCGTCAATAACGTGGAAACGGCCGCCTGTGTGCCGCATATCGTCAACCGGGGCGTTGCCTGGTTCCGCTCCATGGGCGTGCAACCGGACCCGAACAACCCGCGTGATCCCGGCAGCTTTGGGCCGAAGCTCTACTGCCTCAGCGGTCATATCGAAAAGCCCGGCTGCTATGAAGCTCCGCTGGGCATTACGGTAAACGAGCTGATCCAGGAATATGGCGGCGGCATGCTGGACGGGCGACGTCCCAAAGCTGCCATCCCCGGCGGCATCAGCATGGGGTTGCTCACGGCCGACGAATTTGATTGCCCTCTCGATTTCAGCGGGCCGGGCCGTTATGGCTGCCTGGGTCTGGGAACCGCCGCGGTGGTGGTGATGGACGAGACCGTTTCGATGGTGGACTACCTGCACAACAGCGCCCGTTTTTTCGCCCATGAGAGCTGCGGCCAGTGCACCCCGTGCCGTGAAGGCACCTCTTGGTCGCTCAAAATGCTGGACCGGATCCAGGCGGGTCGCGGCCGGTTAATCGACCTCGACCTGCTGCTGGAGATTGGCGACACCATCGGCATTATTCCCGGCACCACCATTTGTGGTCTGGCGGACGGCGCCGCCTGGCCGCTGAAGAACGCGATTCGCAAGTTCCGCGGCGAATTTGAAGATTTTATCAAGCAGACCAACCCCGACGGCTACGCGGAAACCAGCCCGGTACCGGCCTTGCATGAAATCCACGGACACTAA
- a CDS encoding NADH-quinone oxidoreductase subunit C has protein sequence MPCSPEILDALKQHCGEMPVSEFRGQTRVIAPQAKLFEVLAFLKQEQGFDFLCDITCVDYLNYRGATDRFGLAYMLVRHEEWERLIVRCMLNEPDLTVPSATPLFEGANWLEREVWDMFGIPFEGHPDLRRILMPEEFTAHPLRKDYPLQGRGERHNFPVLRRGQA, from the coding sequence ATGCCCTGTTCTCCGGAAATCCTCGACGCCCTGAAGCAGCACTGCGGTGAGATGCCCGTCAGTGAGTTTCGGGGGCAGACGCGCGTGATCGCCCCGCAGGCGAAGCTGTTTGAAGTGCTTGCTTTCCTGAAGCAGGAGCAGGGCTTTGACTTCCTGTGCGACATTACCTGCGTCGACTATCTCAACTATCGCGGCGCCACGGACCGCTTTGGCCTGGCCTATATGCTGGTGCGGCATGAGGAGTGGGAGCGGCTGATCGTGCGGTGCATGCTGAATGAGCCCGATTTGACCGTGCCTTCGGCGACGCCCTTGTTTGAAGGGGCGAACTGGCTGGAGCGCGAGGTCTGGGATATGTTCGGAATTCCCTTTGAAGGGCATCCCGACCTGCGTCGAATTTTGATGCCTGAAGAGTTTACGGCCCATCCGCTGCGCAAGGACTACCCCTTGCAAGGACGCGGCGAGCGGCATAATTTTCCGGTGCTTCGTCGCGGCCAGGCGTAA